DNA from Candidatus Sulfotelmatobacter sp.:
CCGAGCCGCTCGGCGACCACGGCCGCCCACAGCGTGAGCACCGGCGCTCGATTGATGGTGATGGGCGGCGTCATGGGAGCACCGATTCTAGTGCTCCAGCAGAATGCCCTCCACCCGCCGCGCCACGCCATTCCGCGCGGCCGCGCCGTTCGCCTGCGCCGGCTCGCTGCGCGGATGGAGTGCCGCGTTGCGCGTCACCAGCTCGGCCATCAGCGCCTTCTGGAGGTGCAGGCGATTCTCGGCCTGCTCGATCACGATGGACTGCGGGCCGTCGATCACGTCGGGCGTCACTTCCTCACCGCGATGCGCGGGCAGGCAGTGCATGAACAGCGCGTCGGGCCTGGCCTGGCGCATCAGCCCCTCGTTCACCTGATAGCCGGCGAACGCCACGCGCCGCCACTCGCTCTCGGCTTCCTGGCCCATGCTGGTCCAGGTGTCGGTGTAGATGACGTCGGCGCCGATTGCGGCCTCGCGCGGCTCGCGGAACCGCCGGACGCGGCCGCGCCGCTCGGCCGCGAGGAACAGGCCGGCGTCGGGCTCGAATCCATCCGGCACCGCGATGTGGAGCGTGAAGTCGAAGATGGTTGCGGCCTCGAGCCACGAATGCAGCACGTTGTTGCCGTCGCCGATCCACGCGATGGTCAGACGATCGAGCGCTCGCCCCACGCGCTTCAGGGTGTAGAGGTCGGCCAGGATCTGGCAGGGGTGCGAAAAATCGGTGAGCGCGTTGATCACCGGCACCGAGGCGTGCTCGGCGAGCCCGCGTACCAGCCGGTGTTCGAAGGTGCGCGCCACGATCAGATCGCACATCCCGGACAGCACGCGCGACACGTCGGCGACGCTCTCGCGCCCATTCTCAGAGACCTCGGCGGCGCCGAGATCGATGGCGTCGCCGCCCAGTTCGTGCATGCCGACCGTGAACGACACCCGCGTGCGCAGCGAGGGCTTGTGAAAGACCAGCGCCGCGGTCTTGCCGGCCAGCGGGCGCGGTGCGGTGCGCCTGCCACGCACGCCACGCAGGCGATCGGCCTCGACGAACAGGTGCTCGACCCAGTCCCGCTCGAGTCCGAGCAGGTCCACCAGGTGCAGGGGCGCGTCTTTCATTTCTTCTTCGTCCTCCTTCAGGAGACGATCGGCAACTCCGACGGCGACGAGGGGTCCGTCGCCGGCGGCGGAATCGGCAGCGTCCACGACCGGCCCGCGCGCTCGGCAGCTTCCGTCGCGCCCGGAACCAGATCGCAGACCACCGCCACTTCATCGCACGCGTGACGCCGCGGACAGCGCACGCAATCGGTCCACACCTTGCGCGGCAGGTTCTCGCGCGAATGCACGGTGAACCCGCAGCGCTCGAAGAACTCGACCTCGCGCGTGAGCGCGATGACGCGCGGCAGGTTCAGCTCGCGCGCGTCGTTCAGCACGCGGCGCACCAGCGCCGCGCCGAGCCCGGCGCCGTGATGATCGGGGCGCACCGCCAGCGAGCGCACCTCGCCGAGGTCGCCCCACAACAGGCGTAGCGCGGCGCAGGCCACGACCTCGGGCGCGCCGCCGTTCGAGGGCTCGCGCATGACGACGTGGAATTCGCGCACGCACTGGTACAGCTCGCTGACTGGGCGCGGCAGGAGCACGCCCTGCATGACGTAATCGGCCATCACGCCGGCGATGCCGGGCACGTCGTCGGGCCGCGCGCGGCGCATGAGCAGGCCGGGAGCGAGGGATTCGGACTCGGCGTGAGTTGCGTTCGCCGGAGCCGGCGGCAGGGGAGGTCCTTCTCCGGGCCGCCCGGAGGCGGGCGTAGCCAGGATGGCGGAGCCCGCCGAGGAAGAGCTCGGCGGAGGCTGGAAGCCGGAGCCGCGCGTGCCCGGTGAAGGAGCCTCCCCAGAGCCGGCGACGCCGGGGCGCAGCCTACTGTCCCCGCCGTCCTCCTCATCGACTCCCGGACCGATGCCCAGCCGGCCCTCCGCGCGCGCGATCTGCTTCGCCACCGCGAGCGGGCCCGTGCCGGGCTCGCGATTGCGGCGCGCGAGCGCGGTCTCGACCGACAGCGCCGCGAGCTGCGCGTCGGTGAAGTGCGGCGAGAGCGCGAGGCGATCCGGGAGCGGCAGCGCGCTCGGCGTGGCGTTGGCCTGCTCGGCCGCGGCCCACAGTTTGCTGACCGCCGCGTGCGCGTCGCGGAACGGAACGCCCTGCTCGACCAGCGCGTCGGCCAGCTCGACCGCGAGCAGATCGGGCGTGAGCGTCGCGCTCATGCGCTCGGGGCGCGCGCGCAGCGCCGTGATCGCGCCGGGCAGCGCGTCGAGAAGCGCGGTCAGTGTGTCGCCGGTGTCGAACACCGCTTCCTTGTCCTCCTGCAGATCCTTCTGATAGCCGGAGGGCAGGCCCTTGAGGATCACCGCCAGGCGCTCGGCGTTGCCGATCAGGCGGCCGCACTTGGCGCGCATCAGCTCGAACAGATCGGGATTGCGCTTCTGCGGCATCAGGCTCGAGCCGGTCGAGAATCCCGGCGGCGCCGTGAACCAGCCGAAGCCCGGCGAGCACCACAGCACCAGATCCTCGGCGAGCCGTGAGAGATGGATGCCGAGCTGGGCGGCGGCCTGCAGGTATTCGAGCGCGAAGTCGCGATCGCCCACCGCGTCCAGGCTGTTGGCGGCGACGCGGCTGAAGCCGAGGCGCGTCGCCAGCCCCGCGCGGTCGTATTCGAGCGGCGTCCCCGCGATCGCCGAGGCGCCGAGCGGCATGCGATCGGCCGCCTCGGCCGCCGACATGAAGCGCTCTTCGTCGCGCGCCAGGGCCTCGACGTGCGCCATCCACCAGTGCGCCATCAACACCGGCTGCGCCGGCTGCAGATGCGTGTAGGCCGCGACCGCCTGATCTCCGGCGGCCTTCGCCTGACGCACGATCGCGCGCTCGAGCTCCCTCACGTGCTCGATCGCCTGAGCGCACAGCGCCATCACCCGCATGCGAAGCAGCGTCGCCACCTGATCGTTGCGGCTGCGCCCGGTATGGAGCCGGCGCGCCGGATCACCGCAGCGCGCGACGAGCTGGGCTTCGACCGCCGAGTGCACGTCTTCGCCCTCGAGCCGGATCGCGCCGCTCGAGAGCTCGTGCTCGAGCGCGTCGCAGGCGGTGAGCAGCGACTGCAGCTCCTCGGCGCTCAACACCCCGCTCTCGCGCAGCGCGTGCGCGTAGGCGCGCGAGAGCTGGAGCTCCTCGGTCCACAGCCGCGAGTCGAACGGCAGCGAGTCGTTGAGCTGCTTCGCCCGCGGATCGAGGCCTTCGGCGATCCGTCCGCCCCAGACGGGGTTAGCCATTCGTGGTCGCCTCGGCCGGCTCCGGAGCTTCCTGGCCCCGCCGCGCCGCGGTCGCGAGCGGCAGGCCGAACAGCTTGATGAAGCCGCGCGAGTCGTGGGCGTCGTAGCCGGTCATGTCGAACGACGCGAGATCCGGGCGGTAGAGCGACTGGGCGCTGCTGCGCCCAATGGCGCGCGCCTGGCCATGGAAGAGCTCGATCGTAACCTCGCCGGAGGCCACCTGCAGCGCGGTATCGACGAATGCCTGGAGCGCGCGACGGAGCGGCGAGAACCACAGGCCGTTGTAGATCAGGTCCGCCATGCGGGTGCTGAGCTCCTGGCGCGTGCGGTAGAGATCGTGCGGCAGCACCAGGCGGCACAGATCCTCGAGCGCCGCGTACAGCACCGTGCCGCCCGGCGTCTCGTAGACCCCGCGCGACTTCATGCCGATCAGCCGGCTCTCGACCAGATCCACGCGCCCGACGCCGTGGCGCGCCGCCGCGGCATTGAGTGTCTCGAGCAGCTCGACCGGGCCGAGGGGGCGTCCGTTCACGCGCGTGGGCCGCCCGCTCTCGAAGCCGATGGTGAGTTTCTCGGGCGAGGCCGGCTGGCGGTCGGCCGAGGCGGTGAGCCGATACATGCTCTCGGGTGGCGCCTGCGCCGGATCCTCGAGCGGGCCGCCCTCGTGGCTCAGGTGCCAGAGATTGCCGTCGCGCGAGAACAGATCGTCTTTTTTCGCCAGCACCGTCACGCCGTGTTTCTCGGCGTAGTCGAGCGCGTCCTCACGCGAGACGATGTCCCACTCGCGCCACGGCGCGATCACGGCGAGCTGGGGCGCCAGCGCCAGATAGGTCAGCTCGAAGCGCACCTGGTCGTTGCCCTTGCCGGTGCAGCCGTGGGCGAGCGCGTCGGCGCCCTGGGCTTCGGCGCACGCCACCTGGCGCGCCGCGATCAGCGGGCGCGCGAGCGAGGTGCCGAGCAGGTACTTGTCCTCGTAGATCGCTCCGGCGCGCAGCGCCGGGAAGCAGAAGTCGCGCACGAACGGCACCCGCAAGTCTTCCACCACCACGCCGTCGGCGCCGCTCTTCCTGGCGCGCGCTTCGAGGCCATCGAGTTCCGCTCCCTGACCGACGTCGGAGCAGTAGCAGATCACCTCGCAGCCATAGTTCTCCTTGAGCCAGGGCACGATGA
Protein-coding regions in this window:
- the argF gene encoding ornithine carbamoyltransferase, whose translation is MKDAPLHLVDLLGLERDWVEHLFVEADRLRGVRGRRTAPRPLAGKTAALVFHKPSLRTRVSFTVGMHELGGDAIDLGAAEVSENGRESVADVSRVLSGMCDLIVARTFEHRLVRGLAEHASVPVINALTDFSHPCQILADLYTLKRVGRALDRLTIAWIGDGNNVLHSWLEAATIFDFTLHIAVPDGFEPDAGLFLAAERRGRVRRFREPREAAIGADVIYTDTWTSMGQEAESEWRRVAFAGYQVNEGLMRQARPDALFMHCLPAHRGEEVTPDVIDGPQSIVIEQAENRLHLQKALMAELVTRNAALHPRSEPAQANGAAARNGVARRVEGILLEH
- the argH gene encoding argininosuccinate lyase, whose protein sequence is MANPVWGGRIAEGLDPRAKQLNDSLPFDSRLWTEELQLSRAYAHALRESGVLSAEELQSLLTACDALEHELSSGAIRLEGEDVHSAVEAQLVARCGDPARRLHTGRSRNDQVATLLRMRVMALCAQAIEHVRELERAIVRQAKAAGDQAVAAYTHLQPAQPVLMAHWWMAHVEALARDEERFMSAAEAADRMPLGASAIAGTPLEYDRAGLATRLGFSRVAANSLDAVGDRDFALEYLQAAAQLGIHLSRLAEDLVLWCSPGFGWFTAPPGFSTGSSLMPQKRNPDLFELMRAKCGRLIGNAERLAVILKGLPSGYQKDLQEDKEAVFDTGDTLTALLDALPGAITALRARPERMSATLTPDLLAVELADALVEQGVPFRDAHAAVSKLWAAAEQANATPSALPLPDRLALSPHFTDAQLAALSVETALARRNREPGTGPLAVAKQIARAEGRLGIGPGVDEEDGGDSRLRPGVAGSGEAPSPGTRGSGFQPPPSSSSAGSAILATPASGRPGEGPPLPPAPANATHAESESLAPGLLMRRARPDDVPGIAGVMADYVMQGVLLPRPVSELYQCVREFHVVMREPSNGGAPEVVACAALRLLWGDLGEVRSLAVRPDHHGAGLGAALVRRVLNDARELNLPRVIALTREVEFFERCGFTVHSRENLPRKVWTDCVRCPRRHACDEVAVVCDLVPGATEAAERAGRSWTLPIPPPATDPSSPSELPIVS
- a CDS encoding argininosuccinate synthase; protein product: MKKSVKRAVLAYSGGLDTSIIVPWLKENYGCEVICYCSDVGQGAELDGLEARARKSGADGVVVEDLRVPFVRDFCFPALRAGAIYEDKYLLGTSLARPLIAARQVACAEAQGADALAHGCTGKGNDQVRFELTYLALAPQLAVIAPWREWDIVSREDALDYAEKHGVTVLAKKDDLFSRDGNLWHLSHEGGPLEDPAQAPPESMYRLTASADRQPASPEKLTIGFESGRPTRVNGRPLGPVELLETLNAAAARHGVGRVDLVESRLIGMKSRGVYETPGGTVLYAALEDLCRLVLPHDLYRTRQELSTRMADLIYNGLWFSPLRRALQAFVDTALQVASGEVTIELFHGQARAIGRSSAQSLYRPDLASFDMTGYDAHDSRGFIKLFGLPLATAARRGQEAPEPAEATTNG